The following nucleotide sequence is from Trifolium pratense cultivar HEN17-A07 linkage group LG2, ARS_RC_1.1, whole genome shotgun sequence.
GGAAAGAAATAATGTCCAATCATATAAGAATAAGAGATCATTGATTGACTAAACATCAACAAAGAAATCAATAGCTTCATATAGTTATGGCAAAGAAGGGAAAAGAACAATTTCTTGCTCACACCTTTTACATAGAAAAATATGAGGAACTTCTTCATCATTTGGAATTCTAACACACCTAGTGTGTTGCCAAATTTCACAAATATCACAAGACACCATTCTCTCACCATCATCTTCTTTAGTTCCACAAATGCACTCAACAATGCCTTTATTTGGATCCCTTTCACATATTTGCTCAACCATATTGATTCCAATGTCACCACCATTCCAACCTTCAAGTACAAGTTTTCCACCAACTTCAATCATCCCAAAAACCATTTCATTCCCTTTTGCATTCATCAAATTCCCATTAGATTCCACTACAAAACTCTTTAATCCCCAATAGATTTCCCTAAAATTCCTTTCAACTTCTAGCTTTAAGTCATTAATTGTAGCACAACTTTTCAATGTGATACATTCATAAGGTGGCATTGGAATTGGAATTGTCATTGGCATATCCTTGTTCAAATAATACTCATGATCATGTACTCCATTGTTAACATTCCTCAGCAAAATTGTACAATAAAGATTGAATTTTCCTTCCGATCCTACTTCAACTTGCAAAGGAACCTCTCCATAGTCTTTGATATAATATTTAGTGTCAAGAATTATTCTAGCTGCCAATGGTATAGCTGAAAGAAATTCTGACCCTATAATTGGTTTTGTGTCAATTAGTATGTATCTATACAAACAAATCATGTCTTTCATGAGTTGACCCCTTGTGATCTTGTACTTGTCCTTAACTTTATTACTACTACTCATAACCAACCCTTCATTACAAGGGTAAACATTAGAAATGTCTTCTAAACAATACTCCAAAACTTTGGTAACCGGATTCAAACTTCGACGAACCAAGTAGTTTCCAACAATGTGGTTTCCTAGCGACTTCaaaacaaaatccaacaaaCCAGTGTCGCCAATATAAGCACGTGCGGCATCCCTAACTTCTTGTCTTGAAATCCACCTGAATTCCGTTCTTTTTAAGGCCTCAACAATGACCCTTGTTGCCATTTCGATCCTTTTAGGTGACCAACGACAATTTGTTTCGACTAAAGCACTTGTGTTGTAGGAACTAATGGATGTTTCGCGTGGAAGCCGTGACTTGAGCTCTAACATGTAGTGAAATAAGTCACCAAGTGTGATAAGAGAGTGATCAGAAAGTGTTTGGTACCTTGAGAAGATTAATGGGATTTCATGATTGAAATTTGCAATGTGATGTGTGAGTAAGTATAGTGGCATGCTTCTTATTGCTTCTATGGCTTTTTGGTACATTGATTGTGTTACACCAAAACATCCTCGACCAAATTTATATCCCCAACGACCAAACCATGGCTCACTGTATGCTATTCCATTCACAAGTCTCAATTCCATGCCTCTTTTTTGTGATGTGTCATTCAAACTCACTTTCCTATCATGTTTTGTACAAATTAATAATTAGTCTTTGTTAgttatacacttttttttttaattaagtagtCACTTTCCTATCATGTTTTGTACAAATTAATAATTAGTCACtttttttacctttttgttaGTAACTTAGTCTGAGAATTTAACTCACATCGAGGAACTAACTACTAAGTTCAAATTTTCTAACAAAGAGTTGTAAGTTTTTGGTATAAACTAGATATTTTCTAAGTGCAATTATAAAGACTAATTCTTCGAATTGTAGGAAAATATAGGGTGACAAATCTCTCCCTCAAGAGAATAGTTGTAAATTGGTAATTAAGGTCCCTTttaatttgacttattttttagcttatgaaaatagcttatgtaaataaataaacttttatattaattcataagtctccacaataaaaaaattgtataaactattttttcataaactattttaaaaaaacttataataatacataaaaacttattacCTGCAAAAACTTTCCAGTGGGCATCCCAGcccttcatttaattttgacCATAAAAAATAACACATGATCAATGGTTATTATTACCTGCAGAAACTTTCCAATAGAGAGGATCTACTCAGGTGATcatctatcatttttttttttgttttttgtttcaattattttaaaatattaactataCTAGTacattatcaaaatataaactcGATCTTCTAAAACTCTCCTCTCAAAACCAACCCGTAAACCACAAATTTAACATATTAGTAGTAATTAAAAGTATGTGAAATGAACTAACCTTGCTTGCAATCCATTGCACAAACGATTCCAAAACTCCATAATTTGATTCCCACCCAAATTGGAACCAGTTTCCAAGCCATTAACACATAGCAAATGTCCAAATCCATTAGAGTGAAATACACCATGCATCATATGTCCCTCTAATTCTATTAATTTCATTGTACCAATTGAATCACAACAACTTTCACAGCTTGTGCAACTACTTAGTGCTTCTTTTGAGGGTAATAGGAAATGATACTTCTTATTGCAAATGAAATGGTTGCCCCACCCTAAACCTCAGTCAAATTGAAGTAATTAAgatatataataatcaaaagAGATCAGCAAAGTAACATGTACTACTATTAGTcattagatttttatttttttaaatttttatagcaacacactcttgaacatatttttcttaaatagaTACTCTCTACATGATTTAGTGATgctcatttaaattttaatagatAAGATAGTGTGAGTTGATAAGTTAGATAGGAATCGAGATTTAATGTTgtgaaaaaaaacacaattttgaaTATAGTTCGGATTAATATAGTAATAAAGTTGATAAACAATTTCGGCTACATGTTTTAGATCAAATAATTCTGATCTAAAATAGTGTGATAATTGTGTGGATTTCAATAGCATGAAATCTTGTTCCGTTAGAGAGTGTGATGATACCACTCctccaataaaaaatattttctccaATCAA
It contains:
- the LOC123905019 gene encoding PHD finger protein MALE STERILITY 1, which codes for MLNVDVIGNKKRKRCGRVFRFKNFGEQGYPVMFNGTSFRENVNALLEYANLESNLNMGMAMWSFQLELHHHPPLHILLFVIEESIEAALNRHCNHCQYVGWGNHFICNKKYHFLLPSKEALSSCTSCESCCDSIGTMKLIELEGHMMHGVFHSNGFGHLLCVNGLETGSNLGGNQIMEFWNRLCNGLQARKVSLNDTSQKRGMELRLVNGIAYSEPWFGRWGYKFGRGCFGVTQSMYQKAIEAIRSMPLYLLTHHIANFNHEIPLIFSRYQTLSDHSLITLGDLFHYMLELKSRLPRETSISSYNTSALVETNCRWSPKRIEMATRVIVEALKRTEFRWISRQEVRDAARAYIGDTGLLDFVLKSLGNHIVGNYLVRRSLNPVTKVLEYCLEDISNVYPCNEGLVMSSSNKVKDKYKITRGQLMKDMICLYRYILIDTKPIIGSEFLSAIPLAARIILDTKYYIKDYGEVPLQVEVGSEGKFNLYCTILLRNVNNGVHDHEYYLNKDMPMTIPIPMPPYECITLKSCATINDLKLEVERNFREIYWGLKSFVVESNGNLMNAKGNEMVFGMIEVGGKLVLEGWNGGDIGINMVEQICERDPNKGIVECICGTKEDDGERMVSCDICEIWQHTRCVRIPNDEEVPHIFLCKRCEQEIVLFPSLP